gatattatatatttgaacaaataaatatttattattacttttttttaattactttgcatttattatttacaaaagctTACCTTATTTAAGTTTTGtaacaaatagaataaaaatataattctaatatagataataattataaatttttataattaaaaatattttaacttccatTATTAGGTTGAGCAGCAGCAGGTCGaactgtaaaattaaaataataaaatatgatatatttatttatttcagtttccttaaaaaagaatcttactTATACAACTTTGAGGCTGAAACTTTATGTCATCGATAGCAAAACCTCCGTTATTAGCACttccttttaaaataagaCGATAAGGTACACGAGCATCTATCGTTACTTGTGCAGCAGTCCATACAGGTCTTGGATTATTAAATCCTTTTGCTGTTAATGACcataactaaaataataatataataataataaaataaatgaaatattaattttttattaaattttagatcttaaatttttaatatttatattatcttaaatttattatcttaaattttacacTCACTTGttgtttttcatcattttcttcattattgcTAATTTCTTTGTCAGtattcattttgataatttgtagTGTTGTAGATTCCTCAACACCAAAGGCAGCGAACCAAAAAGTGAAACAAACAGATTCTTCATCAGGCAATGTTTGTATTATAGGAGATCGTAGCCGTACATCTGTTGATTGTTTATTTGtagtaaaaatatcaaagaaaacaaaatttccagTTGCTCCAAAAGTTTTATCCAATAATTGAGCTGGACGATGGGTAAGAAATGCACGTTGCCAAGTGACTGTACGTTCGTTTTCCGAAGAAGTAATATTTTCCCAACCGCATAATCCTTTTTCGAAGCTACAGTCTTCTGGTCTCACAGATGCACTAGATGGTTTCGCTAaacattaatacatttaataataacacaattaattatatattataaaatagaattatatattcattgtaaAGCTTACCGGAACAATTgccaatataaaaagaaatatcatcaATACCAATGCTACCGCTAGCACGATTTGGACCCCAAGTACCTTCAAAAATTACGTTAAagttttctctttcgtttatATTGATTTGAGCATAATTCCAGGTGGGTCCTTGATTATTGTACAACTGCCAGATTGGTCTAGATTCGattgaagatttttcaattgtttgtaTAGACACACGAAGTActcctttaaatttatattatttttataaatatattatgataattagaaATCAACAATGAGATACAAACCTAAACTTGGTCCAGCAGAATCAATAAAAGATTCAAACATGAAATACCAAAAGGTAACGCACAAAGGTTCTTCACTGCCTTTCATTTCTCGACTAACGAGTTGCGCTGTTCCACCTCCGGATGATCGATATCCTTCTCTTGGACGACCTAAACcaagaaaatattcgtttcttcgattcaCTATGTATCCATTGCTGTATGGTTTCCGttgatttcttaaatttagcGCTTGTACAGAGAGTCTTTCCCATTCCACTCGATCAGGATCTCGAGAATTGATCCAATCACATTCATCAATTTCGAAAGTACAATCTCGTGGTATAGGTACGGCAACTTGAGGTAaagctataaatatatatatatatatataacaaatataaacgaatatttaaaacgattataatcctattattttaaatcaaattttttttttataattttctataaatttttacctgGACAAGATCCTTGTGCAAAAGAAATATCGTCAATAGCAATATCTCCCATTCCAGTGTTTCCTACAGACGCTTCAAAAAGAAGTTGAAAATCATCTAGAGAACTGATCGTAATTTGAGCTATGAACCACGTATTTCCAGCGTTCCCGTTCAGACTccaaatttctcgaaacggAGCATCCAAACTACGAAAATGACGCATCAATAGCTTTAAAGTACCGATTCCGGAACCAAACATGTGAAACCAGAAGTGCATACACATAGGTGCATCAGCACTTGGTGCGGGAAAACTAGTGCTAACAAGTCTAGCTTTGTCTCCTGGTCGACgtggaaaagaagaatctaTATACGCATATCCTCCAGCTGTTAATCGATCTGTCGAACTATCCATTGCTGGTCCAGTTGTTGGATTTCCACTGCCTCGACtctgtatatacatttatattatatataaaaaatattacaattgctGATAAACTTACAATTGTCCAATCGAAATCATCATCTGCATCATTAGCCCAATCACAAAATCCACCagcaaaattacaaaaaccGATGCACGAAGTTCCTGGTTGTAAATCTATATCATCTACAGCTATGTAACCTCTATATAAACGAGCTGGATCAGTAGAATCTACGGGAATTCCTTCGATGATCAACTAAAAACAAATaccttatttcaatataattgtagtgcttttaatattaaaagaattgaatactatcaattttattaatactttgattaataataagatttcttttttctcagagaaaaaaatgggATGAGAAGATATTCCCAATTACCGAATGTACATCGGGATAAGTATATAACATTTGAATTTGCTGCCAAACACCTAAAGTATAATACTGAGCATTCCAAATAACACGTTcatcaaaaatttccattgGTTTACAAAATGGTATGGTTGTATTTTCTGGAATGATTTCTTCAGTTTGTTCCTTCTTAATGGAATATTCATCCACACCTACATGAAGTAAGACTCTTAGACCAGCAATGCTAAGACCATCCATgctatatttaaacataatgcAAGTTCCAACAACTCCAGTGCTTCCTAGCTGAGGGCTATGTAACAATCCTCctagattttttgttttatcatcCCTTTGTAACAATTTTGATGTTTCCAGGAAAGcatatctaaattatatttaaattaatatacatattaaattatatatatatatatatatatatatatatatatatatatatatataaacaaatacatACCCTCCTTCCATAGTACCAGTAGTATAATCACTTGATGGACCACCCATCCAATTGGTACCCATACCTGTTCCAGCCACCCAGTCTAGTATACTATCGCCATTTTGCCATTCACAAAGTGTTTGCGCTGGAAATGATCCAAAATCGCAAAAAACTTCATCAATTGATACTGTAGGTAATGATGCTGCGATTGGTggatatcttaaaataaaagatatattttgaaattatgcaatttttaagaaatctttttaatacatttttttataaaatacctttgcattgatgaatttttttgaataaatataagtggATAAAGTGGATTTCGTAATAGTGGTGTCTCCGTAGTAGAAGAAACAATTGTtcgagtatataaaatatctggcCAATGTTTGGGTTCAATACGTTCTACTTCATCCAAGAGTTCACGATCACGATTTATGgaattaaatggaaattgCGTTGAGGCATTGTTAGTAACAAAAGTATCAAAAACATTCTTCGTCTCTTCGTTTTCTACACTTTTAGTCCAATTGGGAATAAAACTTTCGTTTATACCAGTGATAAGATCTATTTGTTCTCCAAGCATTGAATTCACAGGATACCATGAAGAAGCACATGTCAACCAGTAaagacaataatataataatatcaaccACATTTTGTAAGTATTAtagacaattaaataatattgagatactaaaaaaaaatcttaaacggATTCTCGATTACATCgcgaaaataattagaaatttttttactttatatattgtattataaatttttttatcagatttaatataaaaattttttacattaaatttattttaaattttattttacgaaaaataaaatttcgttctttAAATTGCTTGAGAAATTGATTCTCAGcttcaagtattttttttaattttcaaaagttaataacacatttatattgaatttatatacgcAGAAGTATGATATTCCTCTAACTAAAAACGAACTGAACAGTTTTCAAAAGATACATGTGATGAAATGAAACGAGTATTCCGCAGTTCCGGTCTTTACTTCCTGTCGTTACGCTTTTGATCCTAGTATAGAGAAACCGAGTTCGATAACCGTCCCTTGaacaattctattaaattgactaataattattaaataatatacaaaaatatatagaaatatatttaatggtgattaaattttaataaaaaaatatttattatatacatataaaattacatataataattattcaaatataaacaaaaaagtaaatgcttaaaaaaagataaattcataTCCAAATACATATTAGACTAAGAAAGTTTTTTGcgctttcaaaaattttaaaaatatttcaggattaaaattttcattatccttATTAGCAATATTCAAAACACGtcctaaatttaaatatattcgaataatgaaaGGCACTAGATACGGACTTAAGACTAATTGATTTGTTTTTGGACGATAAAATGATTGTTTTCTCAACATTTTTGATATGAGACTAATAACAGATGATGATGTTCCTTTAGGAAGAGGTCGTGGTTTTTCTTCACaaatctttttcataatttccgATAAAgtctaaaaattaaagtatatttataaaaactgaAATGAAATcacaatacatttatattgaaatgtattatattatttatattatttatatatactcaaTCGAATATTACCGTAGCGGAAAAGGGATGTTTTTTCGTAATCATTTCATAAAGAATAATACCCATACTCCATATATcgcatttaaaatcataagatTCACCTTTCAACATTTCTGGAGCCATATAACAAAATGATCCAGCGCAAGAAATAATTGAtggattttttaatctatataacaatgatattatataaaatcatttatattataaaaaatttaatataaattctataaacttatttttttacaataaatgatACTCTTTCAAACTCTTCGACACACCAAAATCTCCGATTTTAATGATATCACCACGACTACCAGTCAACATGATATTTTCCGGTTTTAAATCTCTATGAAGAATCTTTTTAGAATGAATATGATGAACTCCAAGAacaatttgagaaaataaatataatgcatcctatatgaatatttaaattaaatacgttataaagaagaaaaaaatattttatgcttcCTAAGTTCTTACTTCCTCTTTGAGTGATGTCTCgtgtgtttttaataaatctttcaaaGTGCATCGTGTTGCATATTCCATAAGAATATAACAGTGATTATCTTCTATCCAAGCTCCATGATAGACTATTATATTAGGATGTCTTAATGTGTATAAACATTTCACTTCTTCCAATATGCTCtaagtaaaaaaatgtatctgattagtcataataaaatacaaatacaaagaaaacttttcatataataaaagattaataaatatatataatttttttaaattattaaattaattattattatataaatatataatattttagaaattttcttaccTTAAAAGGCAATGCATTtacattatcaaaaatttgttctttaaTTACGAATGgtttagaatctttttttcgtcGTACTAAATAAACGGATCTAgaaacgagaataaaaaaataaaaaaattaaataaaatgtaacgtAAATATATACCCAAAAGTGCCTTGTCCTAATAgagtttcaaatatataattatttatatgttttgacatttttaataaaaattataagaaataacaaaGATTGAATCCAATTACAAATTTGCAGGTAAATATAACTACTAACTACCAAGCATCAATAGATTTGTTAtgatatactaatataaatagaacttcgaaactattattctattttgaatttttttttacgttaaaaatatctatatccaaacaaatattataattaatatattattaaatattataatataattacatatatttgtttcctataaaaagttattaaaaaatgtataataattttttgatttaattcattttggaattttttctgatattataaattaaatgaaattatataaactacaAATCTTATAACTTgtgatgtataaattaaatttaattatttcaataatatgacGTGCATAGGTTGTGGGTTTATTATCATTCATAAAAAGTGTTTACAAAAACGCATTTTGTTTGCTCacaatttataaagtattactttaatactatttaaaatCTCTAAAATTCATTAGCAAACATTCTATACATATTAACGAAAGCACATATGCAAAGGTAGGGAAAATTGGGGCATTAAATTACATGTAGTAGTTTTATTcgtcttttttacaaataacgcaataaagatttttttcctaaAGCGTTTAAATGTATCATATCATATCACGAAAGAAAAGTACGATGATGTAATTGATCTGATTGAATTGCATAGTTCATGATAGTAAACGTTGTATTCAAGAACAcgcagaaaatttattatagatgacAAAATGAcacaataacaaaaaaaattacttttcaagaattgatcgtaaaaaatatcttgacCATAAGGTGAAACACAGCTGACAAAATAATATGGCtactctaatttaaaaaaatgtacacaTTAGATCAATGTATGAACTCTTCAGTTTTAGAGTACTCGTGCACACATCGACAATTCTGAATGGAATTGAACGACGATTACGTTGACCAAACATTTACTTCCAATGAAAAAAGCAAATCACCTTATACCCTAGTGCAATGCAGAATTAGATGATACTGCAGTATGTACAGAGTATCTCATAAGATGTATTGTCAAACTCATGTTAAATCAAAAACATcttaactataaaaaaaaaaaaaaaaaaaaaaaaaacaattcttgATGCTTTTACGTGatcatttttctcaattatatttttattgaaacagAAAAATAGATGCATCCTTAATAAACTTAACATATCTATATTAGTTTatcaaataagaatatttgatattatttttttatattgaatttgtaaatatttctacaaaatattcaacttagcgtatttattaaaattctaaattttatgaatatatcatgatagtatttgataaaattacaatccaatttctttagaaatataataagtatatacttCAACGCGAATTTGATATACACAATGATTGTTAGAATAGAAATCAATATGACACGATTTGCAACTAGTAATTAAGTTTATTAGGCATGCATTCAACATAATTGTCAATGATTCTCAATGATTAATGACCATGTGATAACACTAAGAATTGcttcatttttttgatttagaaCTATCTTATCTTTCGGATATATCACATCCTATGAAAAACGCTGCATACAAATGCATATACTTTTActtcattattcatttgaaCTTTatcaataaagattttaaaaaaattaactattacTGGAATCtagtatattattagtatCATTTGCAGAGGAGGCAGAACTCCGTGATTGTTTCAAGCTGTCCAAATATTCTTGCTGTGATGTAGCCAAAACTTGTGAAAGTATATCACTGTCTTCCCAATCAGTTAAgcctaataatataaaaatatatacatatttttacgaaattatttatcttcattaaaacatttgaaactaattatttttttctattatttaatatatttgttaattttaattaccaaATACTTCAGGAGGAAGAcgattgaataatgaaatatccgGTGAAGTATGAGCTTCTTTACTACTACCTGGCATGGGTTCCTGAGAAATTTTAGATTCAAAATCTGAGGCAAGATGAGACATAGTAGATCCTTGAGTTGATTGGTGTTGCGGGGATCTTTTATTGTATCTTACCGAATCATTTATctgaaattatgaattaaaaaacataaaacataatatataaattacattatcttAGTAACATTAGTACAAAACGGACTTTTGGTGAATTACGCAAATTATCTTGGCTAGTTTGAGTCGTGGTCGGAGAAGAAGTGTGGCTACGTTGTTGACCACGACCTCCATGAGAGTGAAAATGCGCGTGACTGTGTTGCGCACTTGTTACCGTACTTGTACTGCTGCTACTAGCTGATCgctttaattacaaaataattctttagttCTATTAGTGTaagataacaaataaaaattatatggaacTTACAGCTTTTCGCATCTCATTATCCCTTAACCATTGCAAATAACTTTCTCTTGCAACTTGTTCTTCTATGGCTTCATTTGTTGCTTCCCAGTCAgttgcttttattttatcttctagCATTg
This region of Apis mellifera strain DH4 linkage group LG14, Amel_HAv3.1, whole genome shotgun sequence genomic DNA includes:
- the LOC412057 gene encoding MAM and LDL-receptor class A domain-containing protein 1, producing MWLILLYYCLYWLTCASSWYPVNSMLGEQIDLITGINESFIPNWTKSVENEETKNVFDTFVTNNASTQFPFNSINRDRELLDEVERIEPKHWPDILYTRTIVSSTTETPLLRNPLYPLIFIQKNSSMQRYPPIAASLPTVSIDEVFCDFGSFPAQTLCEWQNGDSILDWVAGTGMGTNWMGGPSSDYTTGTMEGGYAFLETSKLLQRDDKTKNLGGLLHSPQLGSTGVVGTCIMFKYSMDGLSIAGLRVLLHVGVDEYSIKKEQTEEIIPENTTIPFCKPMEIFDERVIWNAQYYTLGVWQQIQMLYTYPDVHSLIIEGIPVDSTDPARLYRGYIAVDDIDLQPGTSCIGFCNFAGGFCDWANDADDDFDWTISRGSGNPTTGPAMDSSTDRLTAGGYAYIDSSFPRRPGDKARLVSTSFPAPSADAPMCMHFWFHMFGSGIGTLKLLMRHFRSLDAPFREIWSLNGNAGNTWFIAQITISSLDDFQLLFEASVGNTGMGDIAIDDISFAQGSCPALPQVAVPIPRDCTFEIDECDWINSRDPDRVEWERLSVQALNLRNQRKPYSNGYIVNRRNEYFLGLGRPREGYRSSGGGTAQLVSREMKGSEEPLCVTFWYFMFESFIDSAGPSLGVLRVSIQTIEKSSIESRPIWQLYNNQGPTWNYAQININERENFNVIFEGTWGPNRASGSIGIDDISFYIGNCSAKPSSASVRPEDCSFEKGLCGWENITSSENERTVTWQRAFLTHRPAQLLDKTFGATGNFVFFDIFTTNKQSTDVRLRSPIIQTLPDEESVCFTFWFAAFGVEESTTLQIIKMNTDKEISNNEENDEKQQLWSLTAKGFNNPRPVWTAAQVTIDARVPYRLILKGSANNGGFAIDDIKFQPQSCIIRPAAAQPNNGS
- the LOC102654315 gene encoding serine/threonine-protein kinase Nek5, which produces MSKHINNYIFETLLGQGTFGSVYLVRRKKDSKPFVIKEQIFDNVNALPFKSILEEVKCLYTLRHPNIIVYHGAWIEDNHCYILMEYATRCTLKDLLKTHETSLKEEDALYLFSQIVLGVHHIHSKKILHRDLKPENIMLTGSRGDIIKIGDFGVSKSLKELKNPSIISCAGSFCYMAPEMLKGESYDFKCDIWSMGIILYEMITKKHPFSATTLSEIMKKICEEKPRPLPKGTSSSVISLISKMLRKQSFYRPKTNQLVLSPYLVPFIIRIYLNLGRVLNIANKDNENFNPEIFLKFLKAQFNRIVQGTVIELGFSILGSKA